From one Streptomyces sp. NBC_01478 genomic stretch:
- a CDS encoding pyridoxal phosphate-dependent aminotransferase, translated as MADSNVTSLFRSTAAHSPSMAALARESDGTGPVDFCIPCNPYFPTPAMFDDMAARLREIITYYPSSADTITAELCNLLQLPPSCVAMGNGSTELITWIDHLMVRESLAIPVPTFGRWTDQPMETGKRVDMFPLQESNGFVLDLTQYAEFIRKRNTKVAVICNPNNPDGGFLHKQALVQFMDAMADLDLIVIDESFLEFADAEVEPSVVQEAMLRPNVVVLRSLGKNFGLHGIRFGYLVANPALAGRIRSMLPKWNLNAFAEHVVFILKEHGAEYAQSLQQVRRDRLDMASHLSALPGLTVYPSQGNFLFVRLPVGAEGTVVRDRMLTEHRILVRECGNKIGSSSRFLRLVVRPQTDVRRLVTGLEQVLYGTRRGAAVPELGTGTNYSSGTAAVDRLVGATNGAGMQNLAAQALGTGTSGIGMPMPAAAQMQPQPVPMQVPQPQQPQPQPQFQPMVAAAQVQQMPMTGMTGMTDQQSNGVGMPMQAVAQMPQQMAQVPQQMPQQMPQQQQPYGAPAPAPAPMPPQGPTPTGVPARNGLTAAQVRGATSPNGMQNLAPAPATGWPNAQSWPNAAGMGQAG; from the coding sequence TTGGCCGACTCCAACGTCACCTCGCTGTTCCGCAGTACGGCGGCGCACAGCCCGTCGATGGCAGCGCTGGCGCGTGAGAGCGACGGCACCGGCCCCGTGGACTTCTGTATCCCGTGCAATCCGTACTTCCCCACCCCCGCCATGTTCGACGACATGGCGGCGCGGCTGCGCGAGATCATCACGTACTACCCGAGCAGCGCCGACACCATCACGGCCGAGCTCTGCAATCTGCTCCAACTCCCGCCGAGCTGCGTCGCGATGGGCAACGGTTCCACCGAACTGATCACCTGGATCGACCACTTGATGGTCCGCGAGTCCCTCGCCATCCCCGTCCCCACCTTCGGCCGCTGGACCGACCAGCCCATGGAGACCGGCAAGCGGGTCGACATGTTCCCGCTCCAGGAGTCCAACGGCTTCGTCCTGGACCTCACGCAGTACGCCGAGTTCATCCGCAAGCGCAACACCAAGGTCGCCGTCATCTGCAACCCGAACAACCCCGACGGCGGCTTCCTGCACAAGCAGGCGCTGGTGCAGTTCATGGACGCGATGGCCGACCTGGACCTCATCGTCATCGACGAGTCGTTCCTGGAGTTCGCCGACGCGGAGGTCGAACCCAGCGTCGTACAGGAGGCGATGCTCCGCCCCAACGTGGTCGTCCTGCGCAGCCTCGGCAAGAACTTCGGGCTGCACGGCATACGGTTCGGCTACCTCGTCGCGAACCCGGCCCTGGCCGGCCGCATCCGCTCGATGCTCCCGAAGTGGAACCTCAACGCCTTCGCGGAACACGTGGTGTTCATCCTCAAGGAGCACGGCGCGGAGTACGCGCAGAGCCTCCAGCAGGTGCGCCGCGACCGGCTCGACATGGCGAGCCATCTCTCCGCGCTGCCCGGTCTGACGGTCTATCCGTCGCAGGGCAACTTCCTCTTCGTGCGCCTCCCCGTGGGCGCCGAAGGCACCGTGGTCCGGGACCGGATGCTCACCGAGCACCGCATCCTGGTCCGCGAGTGCGGCAACAAGATCGGTTCGTCCAGCCGCTTCCTGCGGCTCGTGGTGCGCCCCCAGACGGACGTGCGTCGCCTGGTGACCGGCCTGGAACAGGTGCTCTACGGGACCAGGAGGGGAGCCGCCGTGCCCGAGCTGGGTACAGGGACCAACTACAGCTCGGGTACGGCGGCCGTGGATCGCCTGGTCGGTGCGACGAACGGGGCGGGGATGCAGAACCTCGCCGCGCAGGCGCTCGGCACGGGTACGTCGGGCATCGGCATGCCGATGCCGGCCGCGGCCCAGATGCAGCCCCAGCCGGTACCGATGCAGGTGCCCCAGCCCCAACAGCCGCAGCCCCAGCCGCAGTTCCAGCCGATGGTGGCCGCCGCGCAGGTGCAGCAGATGCCGATGACCGGCATGACCGGCATGACCGACCAGCAGTCGAACGGGGTCGGGATGCCCATGCAGGCCGTCGCGCAGATGCCGCAGCAGATGGCACAGGTACCGCAGCAGATGCCACAGCAGATGCCCCAACAGCAGCAGCCCTACGGCGCCCCCGCACCCGCCCCGGCACCCATGCCCCCGCAGGGCCCGACCCCCACCGGCGTCCCCGCCCGCAACGGCCTCACGGCCGCGCAGGTACGGGGCGCCACCAGCCCCAACGGCATGCAGAACCTGGCGCCCGCGCCCGCGACCGGTTGGCCGAACGCGCAGAGCTGGCCCAATGCCGCGGGGATGGGACAGGCCGGCTAG